The proteins below are encoded in one region of Vanessa tameamea isolate UH-Manoa-2023 chromosome Z, ilVanTame1 primary haplotype, whole genome shotgun sequence:
- the LOC113403895 gene encoding JNK-interacting protein 1: MHPLCSNTWCDIDMADSEFEEFRRVFDKLPQHIKAPTPFYSLVPNVGLEDDSPSSKSEGTPDEEVGENETGSAAQADASPINQSDVTDAQRSPHHQTFANGERRRRKLPEIPKTRKSALVSSNQPASLADELGALTGMLIRPGCQGRPLLVLKCGYLLDEDSSPDSERLQSLGDVDSGHSTAHSPIDTGPKSLSPTPLQQNVSPSSSCSISGINFSGNMTTVPHSQLEMLEATHRGLHKFNPRHHDEIEVEIGDPIYVQKEAEDLWCEGVNLRTGQQGIFPSAYAVDMDYNDFDPANAKVKRERYLLGYMGSVETLAHKGTGVVCQAVKKIVGEANGEPGAQPCILEVSDQGLRMVDRSKPDRSRSGPCIDYFYSLKNVSFCAFHPRDHRYLGFITKHPTLQRFACHVFRGSESTRPVAEAVGRAFQRFYQKFIETAYPIEDIYIE, encoded by the exons ATGCACCCCTTGTGCTCGAATACCTGGTGCGATATCGACATGGCCGACAGCGAATTTGAAGAATTTCGCCGGGTATTCGACAAACTTCCACAGCACATCAAGGCCCCAACGCCTTTTTACTC ATTAGTGCCAAATGTTGGTTTGGAAGATGACTCGCCTTCATCAAAGAGCGAAGGTACGCCTGATGAAGAGGTCGGTGAAAATGAGACGGGTAGTGCGGCTCAAGCTGATGCGTCTCCGATAAATCAATCTGATGTGACGGACGCACAACGCAGCCCTCACCACCAAACATTTGCTAATGGCGAAAGAAGAAGAAGGAAACTACCAGAGATTCCAAAAACAAGAAAAT CGGCGCTAGTTTCATCTAATCAGCCCGCATCATTGGCTGACGAATTAGGAGCTTTAACTGGTATGCTCATACGGCCAGGATGTCAAGGACGACCACTTCTCGTTCTGAAGTGTGGTTACCTTCTCGATGAAGATTCTAGCCCAGATTCTGAAAGATTACAGAGTCTCGGCGATGTTGACAGTGGTCACAGCACAGCGCACTCGCCTATCGACACCGGTCCGAAGAGTTTATCACCAACACCCTTGCAGCAAAatg TGTCACCATCTTCGAGCTGCAGTATCAGTGGAATTAATTTTTCTGGCAATATGACAACGGTTCCTCACAGTCAACTTGAAATGTTAGAAGCAACACACAGAGGTCTACATAAATTCAATCCACGACATCACGATGAAATTGAAGTTGAAATTGGAGATCCAATATATGTTCAGAAGGAAGCTGAAGATTTATGGTGTGAAg GTGTAAATTTACGAACAGGTCAACAAGGTATTTTCCCTTCAGCCTACGCTGTGGATATGGATTATAACGATTTCGATCCCGCAAATGCCAAAGTTAAAAGGGAAAGATACTTATTAGG ataTATGGGATCCGTTGAAACTTTAGCTCACAAAGGTACTGGAGTGGTCTGTCAAGcggttaaaaaaattgtaggtGAAGCGAATGGAGAGCCAGGAGCACAACCATGCATATTAGAAGTCTCAGACCAAGGTCTTCGAATGGTTGATCGATCAAAACCTGAC cGAAGTCGAAGTGGTCCGTGCATCGACTACTTCTATTCTCTCAAGAACGTCTCCTTCTGCGCTTTCCATCCTCGCGATCATCGTTACTTGGGATTTATCACAAAACACCCGACACTGCAGAGATTTGCTTGTCACGTGTTCAGGGGGTCGGAGTCTACGAGGCCAGTCGCGGAAGCTGTAGG gagAGCGTTCCAGAGGTTCTATCAGAAGTTCATTGAAACCGCGTACCCGATTGAAGATatctacattgaataa